The genomic window CTGGCGGCTGCAGAGCCGCTCCTTCTTCCGGGTGGCGTCGTTCACCGGGAGCGCCACCGGCCGCGAGGAACTCGTGGGCTGGGACGGACGCGACGGATGGACCCGCGAGTTCGACCGCAACGCCAAAGAGCTGAGCTTCAGGTCGGTGCCGCTGGCCCTCATCCAGATGGAACCGCCGCAGTACTTCGCGACCGAAGCCCTCGACGCCGATGCGATGACGTACGGGCAACTCGCCCGCTATATCGCCGAGATGCGGACCGTTGGCTTCAACGTCGTGAAGTACGAAGTGGCCCTGCACCGGAAGGTGTCGTTCCCGTTGGTCACCGTGATTATGATGCTGATCGCGGTGCCGTTCGCGGTGACGACCGGCCGGCGCGGCGCGATGTACGGCATCGGGTTGGCGATTGTGCTCGCCGTGCTCTACCGAATCGCCGACAGCGTGTTCGGCGCGCTCGGAACCGGCGGAGTCATGATGCCGATGCTCGCGGCGTGGTCGGCCAATATCCTGTTCGCGGCAGTGGCCATCTACCTGCTGCTGACCGTGCGCACCTGACGCCCGGTCTCGAGCGCGTCAATCCACACCGTTCCCTGGTCGCCCGGCCGGCTGTTGACCGTGTCGATCACGAACAGCAGCGCGTCGATCTCGCGTCGGTCGAACGGCGTCCGCGCGCCGGTTCCAGCCGCGCGCATGTCAGCCAGCGACACGGTGACCGTCCTCACCGCCGGCTCCGCGTACACCGATCGCACCCAGCGTCGATCGACCGCGCGGCCCTCGAGGCGGACCTGCACCGACACGCGCAGAGGGCGGCTCGCGCGGATCCTGAAGCGCAACTGGTCCGCGTCGTGCAGCACGGCGACCCCAGATGTCACCATGGCGACAAAGGGACTGGGCGCCGCCCCGTCGGCCAGATGAAACTGGAACTCCCGCTGCGCCCCAGCTCCGTCGCCCACCAAGGCGGCTGTTCCGGCGGATAACGGATCGTGTTCAATCTGCCAGTCGGCTGGCAACGGAAAAGAAACGAAGTCGACCTGGGCCGCTGAATCAATGCCTGATTCCTGCGGCGCTACACCGACGTAGATCGGGTTGCTCAGGAGCCAGGGCAGCGCGTCGGAGCCGGATGCGGCGGACAACCGCGCCTCAACCCTGAAGACGCCAGGCTGATCGGTGGCGAAGCGAATCTCCCCGCCCTGGCCTTCCTGGACGATCTTCCCGTTCTTCAACAGCACGAGAGCCCCGCCGGGCGGCATATTGGCCGACGCCCGCAGCATCACACCGCGGTCGAGCGGCAGCGCACCTCCCTGTCGCGTCGCCGCCGTGGCCGACCACGCCGTGAACTGCAGGTTGGCTGGTGCGGCTCGCCCCGACATCGTCGTGAAGACGCGTCCGTTCCTGAGCGCGTACAGAATCGATCGCGCATCGATCGCCGCATCGCCGGTCGGCCCGGCGTCCACTTCCACGTTCAGGCAGAAGGCCCGGAACACGGCCTCGTAGGTCGGCAGCTTCAGGTAGAGGGCCTCCCCATAGGGGTCGCCTGTGTTGCGCAGACCGAGCCTGGCGTGAGCGTCGCTGGCCGCAAGCGCCACGACGCGTCGCCTCGCGGTCAGTTGATCCCAGCGATCCAGCGCGCGTTGGGGACGGATGAACCGAGACAGCAGCGTCTCGGCTGGTCGGACCGCATACTGGATGAGGATCGGAAAGAACTGCCACGCCGAGATCTCGCGCAGTTGTGAATCGCCGTTCAGCCACTCGATGCCATCAAACGGCGCATCCCATTCGTTCCACCTGAGCGACTCTCGTCCCGAATCCGGATGCGCCGCGACGCCAAATCCGCCGAGCCTCGCCACGTCTTCGACCACATCGCGTCCCTCGCCGGCCAGTCGGTACGGTGGCGTCCCCAGTCCAATGGCGACGTAGTGACCATCGGTCGTGCTGATTTCCGTGGCGTCGATGCACAGTACGCGACCGTAATAGCGCGGCGGCGCCGGCGTCCTGAACGCGTCGCCGTGGTCGGTCACAATCACGAAGTTCAACCCGGCGCGGCCGGCGGCCGCGGCGATCTCTTCCATCGTGCCGGTGCCGTCCGAGGCCTTCGAGTGGACGTGGTACGCGCCCGTCACCACCGGGCGGGCCGATGCCGACGCCGGCAATACGATGGCAGCCGGCGGGAGCGTCACCAGCGACCAAGCGGCCCACACGCCCAGTATCGCCAGAATGCCGATCGCGATACGCTTCACCACGAATGTCCTTCTCGCCCTCACCGGCGGGGATGAAACTGGTCGTAAATCGTGCGCAATCGTGTCTCGAGCACATGCGTGTAGATCTGGGTGGTCGACAGATCCGCGTGGCCCAGCATCATCTGAATCGCGCGCAGGTCGGCGCCGCGTTCCAGCAGATGCGTGGCGAACGAATGCCTGAGCACGTGCGGGCTCACGTGCGGGTGCAGTCCGGCCCGTCGCGCGTACCCCTTGAGAATCTTCCAGAATCCGACGCGGCTGAGCGGCCCGCCGCGCGCGTTGACGAACAGGCGCGGCGTCGACCGCTGCCGGAGCAGTCTGGGCCGTCCGTCCTGCTGGTAGCGGCTCACCCACCGCGCGGCTTCGTCGCCAATCGGCACAATCCGCTGCTTATC from Acidobacteriota bacterium includes these protein-coding regions:
- a CDS encoding CehA/McbA family metallohydrolase gives rise to the protein MVKRIAIGILAILGVWAAWSLVTLPPAAIVLPASASARPVVTGAYHVHSKASDGTGTMEEIAAAAGRAGLNFVIVTDHGDAFRTPAPPRYYGRVLCIDATEISTTDGHYVAIGLGTPPYRLAGEGRDVVEDVARLGGFGVAAHPDSGRESLRWNEWDAPFDGIEWLNGDSQLREISAWQFFPILIQYAVRPAETLLSRFIRPQRALDRWDQLTARRRVVALAASDAHARLGLRNTGDPYGEALYLKLPTYEAVFRAFCLNVEVDAGPTGDAAIDARSILYALRNGRVFTTMSGRAAPANLQFTAWSATAATRQGGALPLDRGVMLRASANMPPGGALVLLKNGKIVQEGQGGEIRFATDQPGVFRVEARLSAASGSDALPWLLSNPIYVGVAPQESGIDSAAQVDFVSFPLPADWQIEHDPLSAGTAALVGDGAGAQREFQFHLADGAAPSPFVAMVTSGVAVLHDADQLRFRIRASRPLRVSVQVRLEGRAVDRRWVRSVYAEPAVRTVTVSLADMRAAGTGARTPFDRREIDALLFVIDTVNSRPGDQGTVWIDALETGRQVRTVSSR